One window of Enterobacter sp. RHBSTW-00175 genomic DNA carries:
- a CDS encoding DUF2002 family protein codes for MYLRPDEVARVLEKAGFTMDEVTSKAYGYRRGENYVYVNREARMGRTALIIHPTLKDRSLSFAEPASDIKTCDHYQQFPLYLGGETHQHYGIPHGFSSRMALERFLKGLFGEQQ; via the coding sequence ATGTATTTACGACCCGATGAGGTGGCGCGCGTTCTTGAAAAAGCGGGATTTACCATGGACGAAGTGACATCAAAAGCCTATGGATATCGCCGCGGCGAGAATTATGTTTACGTCAACCGTGAAGCCAGAATGGGGCGCACCGCTCTCATTATTCACCCGACGCTGAAAGACAGAAGTCTCTCATTTGCTGAGCCTGCCTCGGATATAAAAACCTGCGATCACTACCAGCAATTCCCGCTCTATTTAGGCGGTGAAACGCATCAACATTATGGTATTCCGCATGGTTTCAGCTCTCGCATGGCGCTGGAGCGTTTTCTGAAAGGACTGTTCGGCGAACAGCAGTAA
- the nrdH gene encoding glutaredoxin-like protein NrdH produces the protein MSIIIYTRNDCVQCHATKRAMESRGVQFEMVNVDLVPDAADTLRAQGFRQLPVVVAGETSWSGFRPDMINRIAAQAASA, from the coding sequence ATGAGCATTATTATTTACACTCGTAACGATTGTGTTCAGTGCCACGCCACAAAACGCGCAATGGAAAGCCGCGGCGTCCAGTTTGAGATGGTGAATGTCGACCTGGTCCCGGATGCTGCCGACACTCTGCGCGCGCAGGGCTTCCGCCAGCTACCGGTGGTGGTCGCCGGGGAAACCAGCTGGTCTGGCTTTCGCCCGGACATGATTAACCGGATCGCTGCTCAGGCCGCCAGTGCATGA
- the proV gene encoding glycine betaine/L-proline ABC transporter ATP-binding protein ProV: protein MAIKLEVKNLYKVFCEHPQRAFKYIEKGFSKEQILEKTGLSLGVKDASLAIEEGEIFVIMGLSGSGKSTMVRLLNRLIEPTRGQVLIDGEDIAKISDAELREVRRKKIAMVFQSFALMPHMTVSDNTAFGMELAGIPAQERQEKALDALRQVGLENYAHAYPDELSGGMRQRVGLARALAINPDILLMDEAFSALDPLIRTEMQDELVKLQAKHQRTIVFISHDLDEAMRIGDRIAIMQNGEVVQVGTPDEILNNPANDYVRTFFRGVDISQVFSAKDIARRAPNGIIRKTPGFGPRSALKVLQDEDREFGYVIERGNKFVGIVSIDSLKKALGENQGLDAALIASPLAVDAETPLSELLSHVGQAPCAVPVIGEEQQYVGIISKGMLLQALDREGANNG, encoded by the coding sequence ATGGCAATTAAATTAGAAGTTAAAAATCTCTATAAAGTATTTTGCGAGCATCCACAGCGTGCATTCAAATATATTGAAAAAGGATTTTCAAAAGAGCAAATTCTGGAAAAAACAGGGCTATCGCTTGGCGTTAAAGACGCCAGTCTGGCCATTGAAGAAGGCGAGATTTTCGTCATCATGGGGTTATCCGGTTCGGGTAAATCCACTATGGTTCGCCTTCTCAATCGCCTGATTGAACCCACCCGCGGGCAGGTACTGATTGATGGTGAGGATATTGCCAAAATATCAGATGCTGAGCTCCGCGAGGTGCGCAGAAAAAAGATTGCGATGGTGTTTCAGTCATTCGCTTTAATGCCACATATGACGGTGTCAGATAATACCGCATTCGGCATGGAATTAGCAGGAATTCCGGCCCAGGAACGGCAGGAAAAAGCGCTGGATGCATTACGCCAGGTTGGGCTGGAAAATTATGCTCATGCTTATCCTGATGAACTATCGGGCGGTATGCGGCAACGCGTCGGATTAGCCCGCGCATTAGCGATAAATCCCGATATATTATTAATGGATGAAGCCTTCTCCGCGCTCGATCCTTTAATTCGTACTGAGATGCAGGATGAACTGGTAAAACTGCAAGCTAAACACCAGCGTACGATCGTATTTATTTCCCATGACCTTGATGAAGCGATGCGTATTGGCGACCGTATTGCCATTATGCAAAACGGCGAAGTGGTACAGGTGGGAACACCGGATGAGATCCTCAATAACCCGGCCAACGATTATGTGCGCACCTTCTTCCGTGGCGTGGATATTAGCCAGGTATTTAGCGCAAAAGATATTGCCCGCAGAGCGCCAAACGGCATTATTCGCAAAACCCCAGGTTTCGGCCCGCGTTCGGCACTGAAGGTCTTACAGGATGAAGACCGTGAATTTGGCTATGTGATTGAACGTGGTAATAAATTTGTAGGCATTGTCTCCATCGACTCCCTGAAAAAAGCGCTTGGCGAAAATCAGGGACTCGATGCGGCGCTTATCGCGTCCCCGCTTGCGGTCGACGCCGAAACGCCGCTCAGCGAGTTGCTCTCCCATGTCGGTCAGGCACCCTGCGCCGTTCCGGTGATTGGGGAAGAACAACAGTATGTCGGCATCATCTCCAAAGGGATGTTGCTTCAGGCTTTAGATCGCGAGGGGGCAAACAATGGCTGA
- the alaE gene encoding L-alanine exporter AlaE — protein MFSPQSRLRHAVADTFAMVVYCSVVNMLIEIFLSGMSFEQSLSSRLVAIPVNIIIAWPYGLYRDAVMRVARRISPAGWVKNLADVLAYVTFQSPVYVAILLTVGADWHQIAAAVSSNIVVSMLMGVVYGYFLDYCRRLFKVSQYNQAKA, from the coding sequence ATGTTCTCACCGCAGTCTCGCCTGCGCCATGCGGTAGCGGATACCTTCGCGATGGTTGTCTACTGTTCCGTCGTGAACATGCTGATCGAAATATTCCTCTCCGGAATGTCCTTCGAGCAATCACTTTCCTCTCGCCTGGTGGCTATCCCGGTGAACATTATTATTGCATGGCCTTACGGATTGTACCGTGATGCCGTCATGCGCGTTGCCCGCCGCATCAGCCCGGCTGGTTGGGTGAAAAACCTGGCCGACGTGCTGGCCTATGTCACTTTCCAGTCACCGGTATATGTCGCGATTTTGCTGACCGTGGGCGCAGACTGGCATCAAATCGCCGCTGCGGTAAGTTCAAACATCGTGGTGTCGATGTTGATGGGTGTGGTGTACGGCTATTTTCTCGACTATTGCCGTCGACTGTTTAAAGTCAGCCAGTACAACCAGGCTAAGGCGTGA
- a CDS encoding MFS transporter yields the protein MTKNPQGLSPALILLMSMATGLAVASNYYAQPLLDTIAHAFSLSASSAGFIVTAAQLGYAAGLLFLVPLGDMFERRMLIVSMTLLAAGGMLITASSQSLTMMIVGTALTGLFSVVAQILVPLAATLASPEKRGKVVGTIMSGLLLGILLARTVAGLLASLGGWRTVYWVASVLMVIMALALWRGLPKVKQENHLNYPQLLGSVFALFTQDKLLRTRALLGCFTFANFSILWTSMAFLLASPPFNYSEGVIGLFGLAGAAGALGARPAGGMADKGKSHLTTTSGLILLLLSWGAIWLGHSSVLALIVGILVLDLTVQGVHITNQTVIYRVKPDARNRLTAGYMTSYFIGGAAGSLISASAWQHAGWAGVCSIGAIVAALNLLVWWRGFHRQEAIS from the coding sequence ATGACAAAAAATCCACAAGGGCTTAGCCCGGCACTGATCCTGTTAATGTCCATGGCGACCGGCCTTGCCGTCGCCAGTAACTACTACGCGCAGCCTCTGCTCGACACCATCGCCCACGCTTTCAGCCTTTCTGCCAGCTCCGCAGGTTTTATTGTGACAGCGGCCCAGCTTGGCTATGCCGCAGGCCTGCTGTTCCTGGTGCCACTGGGCGATATGTTTGAACGCCGGATGCTGATTGTCTCCATGACGTTACTCGCCGCGGGCGGGATGCTGATCACCGCCAGTAGCCAGTCGTTAACCATGATGATTGTCGGCACTGCCCTGACCGGGCTGTTCTCAGTTGTGGCGCAGATCCTGGTGCCGCTGGCGGCAACGCTCGCCTCACCGGAAAAACGCGGCAAAGTGGTGGGCACCATTATGAGCGGCCTGCTGCTGGGGATTTTGCTGGCGCGTACCGTGGCCGGGCTACTGGCAAGCCTTGGAGGCTGGCGTACCGTTTACTGGGTGGCCAGCGTGCTGATGGTTATCATGGCGCTCGCGCTGTGGCGCGGACTGCCGAAAGTGAAGCAGGAAAACCACCTGAACTACCCGCAGCTGCTTGGCTCCGTATTTGCGCTTTTCACACAAGATAAACTGCTACGAACGCGCGCACTTCTTGGTTGTTTCACCTTTGCTAACTTTAGCATTCTGTGGACGTCGATGGCCTTCCTGCTGGCCTCGCCGCCCTTTAACTATTCCGAAGGGGTAATTGGTCTGTTTGGTCTGGCGGGTGCGGCCGGTGCGTTGGGTGCGCGTCCGGCTGGCGGCATGGCGGATAAAGGCAAATCTCATCTGACGACAACCTCCGGGCTGATTTTGCTGCTGCTCTCCTGGGGGGCTATCTGGCTTGGGCACTCTTCCGTGCTGGCGCTGATAGTCGGTATCCTGGTGCTCGACCTCACCGTGCAGGGCGTGCATATCACTAACCAGACCGTGATTTATCGCGTCAAGCCGGATGCGCGTAACCGCCTTACCGCAGGTTACATGACCAGCTATTTCATCGGCGGTGCGGCAGGTTCATTAATTTCAGCTTCGGCATGGCAACACGCTGGCTGGGCGGGTGTTTGCAGCATCGGGGCAATTGTTGCAGCACTCAATCTGCTGGTCTGGTGGCGCGGATTCCATCGCCAGGAGGCAATTTCTTAA
- a CDS encoding rhodanese family protein — MSLPLISPQQANALIAEGAKLIDIRDTDEYAREHIPAARSVPLDTLPAGLQMQPGETVIFHCQSGARTSGNAARLAQAALPAQAYVVEGGIQGWKQAGLLTIEDKSQPLPLMRQVQIAAGLLILCGVVLGYSVSSGFFLLSGFVGAGLLFAGLSGFCGMARLLKIMPWNRRTS, encoded by the coding sequence ATGTCCCTTCCTCTTATCTCCCCCCAGCAGGCGAATGCGCTGATTGCTGAAGGCGCAAAACTGATTGATATTCGTGATACCGATGAATATGCCCGGGAGCATATTCCAGCTGCCCGCTCCGTTCCGCTGGATACGCTCCCTGCCGGGCTTCAGATGCAGCCTGGTGAAACGGTTATTTTTCACTGCCAGTCGGGCGCACGCACCTCTGGCAATGCAGCGCGACTTGCACAAGCGGCATTACCCGCGCAGGCGTATGTTGTTGAAGGCGGAATTCAGGGCTGGAAACAGGCCGGGCTGCTGACCATTGAAGATAAATCACAGCCACTCCCGCTGATGCGCCAGGTGCAAATTGCCGCCGGGCTGTTGATTTTGTGCGGTGTGGTGTTGGGTTATAGCGTCTCCAGCGGCTTTTTCCTGCTCAGCGGTTTTGTCGGCGCAGGGTTGCTGTTTGCCGGGCTGAGCGGTTTTTGCGGAATGGCGCGTCTGCTGAAAATAATGCCGTGGAACAGACGTACCTCATAA
- the nrdE gene encoding class 1b ribonucleoside-diphosphate reductase subunit alpha produces the protein MATTTAERVIQATPDYHALNAMLNLYDSEGRIQFAKDHEAVDAFFSAHVRPNSVHFSSQHERLDYLVKEGYYEERVLTRYARGFVVTLFERAHASGFRFQTFLGAWKYYTSYTLKTFDGKRYLESFEDRAVMVALTLAQGDEKLAEQLTDEILSGRFQPATPTFLNCGKAQRGELVSCFLLRIEDNMESIGRAVNSALQLSKRGGGVAFLLSNLREAGAPIKRIENQSSGVIPVMKMLEDAFSYANQLGARQGAGAVYLHAHHPDILRFLDTKRENADEKIRIKTLSLGVVIPDITFTLAKENAEMALFSPYDIERIYGKPFGDVAISELYHELVADDRIRKNYINARDFFQRLAEIQFESGYPYIMYEDTVNRANPIAGRINMSNLCSEILQVNSASTYDENLDYDQTGKDISCNLGSLNIAHTMDSPDFGRTVETAIRGLTAVSDMSHIRSVPSIEVGNAASHAIGLGQMNLHGYLAREGIAYGSPEGLDFTNLYFYTITWHALHTSMLLARERNQRFAGFEQSRYASGEYFRQYLEGDWQPKTEKVRALFERASITLPTREMWHQLRDEVMHHGIYNQNLQAVPPTGSISYINHATSSIHPIVSKIEIRKEGKTGRVYYPAPFMTNENLALYQDAYEIGPEKIIDTYAEATKHVDQGLSLTLFFPDTATTRDINKAQIYAWKKGIKTLYYIRLRQLALEGTEIEGCVSCAL, from the coding sequence TTGGCAACGACAACCGCAGAACGTGTAATTCAGGCCACGCCGGATTACCACGCATTAAACGCCATGCTTAACCTCTACGACAGCGAGGGGCGCATTCAGTTTGCTAAAGACCATGAGGCGGTAGACGCCTTTTTTAGTGCCCACGTTCGCCCGAACAGCGTCCATTTCTCCAGCCAGCACGAACGTCTCGACTATCTGGTTAAAGAGGGTTATTACGAAGAGCGCGTTCTTACCCGTTACGCCCGGGGCTTTGTGGTGACGCTGTTTGAACGCGCCCACGCCAGCGGCTTTCGTTTCCAGACCTTCCTTGGCGCGTGGAAGTACTACACCAGCTATACCCTGAAAACGTTCGACGGCAAACGCTACCTGGAAAGCTTTGAAGATCGCGCCGTCATGGTGGCGCTGACGCTGGCGCAGGGGGATGAAAAACTGGCAGAACAGCTGACGGATGAAATCCTGTCGGGCCGTTTCCAGCCCGCCACCCCGACATTCCTGAACTGCGGCAAAGCCCAGCGCGGTGAGCTGGTGTCGTGCTTCCTGCTGCGCATTGAAGACAATATGGAGTCCATTGGCCGTGCAGTGAACTCGGCATTACAGCTTTCAAAGCGCGGCGGCGGTGTGGCGTTTCTGCTCTCTAACCTGCGTGAAGCAGGGGCCCCGATTAAACGCATTGAAAACCAGTCCTCCGGCGTGATCCCGGTAATGAAAATGCTGGAAGATGCCTTCTCTTATGCGAACCAGCTTGGCGCTCGTCAGGGTGCCGGGGCGGTGTATCTGCACGCGCACCACCCGGATATTTTGCGGTTTCTGGATACCAAACGGGAAAACGCTGACGAAAAAATCCGTATCAAAACCCTCTCGCTGGGGGTCGTTATCCCGGATATCACCTTTACGCTCGCCAAAGAGAATGCAGAGATGGCGCTGTTCTCGCCCTACGACATTGAGCGTATTTACGGCAAGCCCTTTGGCGATGTGGCCATTAGCGAGCTGTATCACGAGCTGGTCGCCGACGATCGCATCCGCAAAAACTATATCAATGCCCGCGACTTCTTCCAGCGGCTTGCAGAGATCCAGTTTGAGTCTGGTTATCCGTACATCATGTACGAGGACACGGTGAACCGCGCCAACCCGATTGCCGGGCGCATTAATATGAGCAACCTGTGTTCGGAGATCCTGCAGGTTAACAGCGCCTCCACCTATGACGAAAACCTGGACTACGACCAGACCGGAAAAGATATTTCCTGCAACCTGGGCTCGCTGAATATCGCGCACACGATGGATTCCCCGGACTTTGGCCGCACGGTGGAAACCGCCATTCGTGGCCTGACGGCGGTATCAGACATGAGCCACATCCGCAGCGTGCCATCCATTGAGGTGGGGAATGCTGCATCGCACGCCATTGGCCTGGGGCAGATGAACCTGCACGGTTATCTGGCACGCGAAGGGATTGCCTATGGCAGCCCGGAAGGGCTGGATTTCACCAACCTCTATTTTTACACCATTACCTGGCACGCGCTGCATACCTCTATGCTGCTGGCGCGCGAACGTAACCAGCGTTTTGCAGGCTTTGAGCAGTCCCGCTATGCCAGCGGCGAGTATTTCCGTCAGTATCTGGAAGGGGACTGGCAACCCAAAACTGAAAAGGTCCGCGCGCTATTTGAGCGCGCCAGTATCACCCTGCCCACGCGTGAAATGTGGCACCAGCTGCGCGATGAGGTGATGCACCATGGCATCTATAACCAGAATTTACAGGCCGTACCGCCAACCGGGTCTATCTCGTATATCAATCACGCCACCTCGAGCATCCACCCGATTGTGTCAAAAATTGAGATCCGCAAGGAAGGGAAAACCGGGCGCGTTTACTACCCTGCCCCGTTTATGACGAACGAGAACCTGGCGTTGTATCAGGATGCCTATGAAATTGGCCCGGAAAAAATTATCGATACCTACGCCGAGGCCACAAAGCACGTGGATCAGGGGCTGTCACTGACGCTGTTCTTCCCGGATACCGCCACCACGCGTGATATCAACAAGGCGCAAATTTACGCCTGGAAGAAAGGCATCAAGACGCTGTACTACATTCGCCTGCGCCAGCTGGCGCTGGAAGGCACCGAAATCGAAGGCTGCGTGTCCTGCGCGCTGTAA
- the proX gene encoding glycine betaine/L-proline ABC transporter substrate-binding protein ProX: MRHSVLFATAFATLVSTSTYAADLPGKGITVQPIQSTISEETFQTLIVSRALEKLGYTVKTPSEVDYNVGYTSIASGDATFTAVNWQPLHDDMYAAAGGDKKFYREGTFVTGAAQGYLIDKKTADQYHITNIEQLKDPKIAKLFDTNGDGKADMMGCSPGWGCEAVINHQNKAFDLAKTVDVSHGNYSAMMADTIARFKEGKPVIYYTWTPYWVSDVLKPGKDVVWLQVPFSSLPGEQKDIDTKLPNGMNYGFPVNTMHIVANKAWAEKNPAAAKLFSVMKLPLADINAQNAMMHEGKSSEADINGHVDGWIKAHQQQFDGWVKEALEAQK; this comes from the coding sequence ATGCGACATAGCGTACTTTTTGCCACAGCGTTTGCCACCCTTGTCTCCACCAGCACATATGCGGCTGACCTGCCTGGCAAAGGCATTACCGTGCAACCGATTCAGAGCACCATTTCGGAAGAGACCTTCCAGACCCTGATTGTCAGCCGTGCGCTGGAAAAACTGGGTTATACGGTCAAGACGCCAAGTGAAGTGGATTACAACGTGGGCTATACCTCTATTGCCTCCGGTGATGCCACCTTTACCGCCGTAAACTGGCAGCCGCTGCACGACGATATGTATGCAGCAGCGGGCGGTGATAAGAAATTCTACCGTGAAGGCACCTTCGTGACCGGTGCGGCACAGGGTTATCTGATCGACAAAAAAACCGCTGACCAGTACCACATCACCAACATTGAGCAGCTTAAAGATCCGAAGATTGCCAAACTGTTCGATACCAATGGTGACGGCAAAGCCGACATGATGGGCTGTTCACCGGGCTGGGGTTGCGAAGCGGTCATTAACCACCAGAACAAAGCGTTCGACCTGGCCAAAACCGTCGACGTGAGCCACGGTAACTACTCCGCGATGATGGCCGACACCATTGCCCGCTTTAAAGAAGGCAAACCGGTTATCTATTACACCTGGACACCGTACTGGGTCAGCGACGTGCTGAAGCCGGGTAAAGATGTGGTGTGGTTGCAGGTTCCGTTCTCTTCTCTGCCAGGTGAACAGAAAGATATCGACACCAAACTGCCAAACGGTATGAACTATGGCTTCCCGGTGAACACCATGCATATTGTGGCTAACAAAGCCTGGGCTGAGAAAAACCCGGCGGCCGCGAAGCTGTTCTCAGTGATGAAACTACCGCTGGCGGACATCAACGCGCAGAACGCCATGATGCACGAAGGTAAATCCTCTGAAGCGGACATCAACGGCCACGTTGACGGCTGGATCAAAGCCCACCAGCAGCAGTTTGATGGCTGGGTGAAAGAAGCGCTTGAGGCGCAGAAGTAA
- the proW gene encoding glycine betaine/L-proline ABC transporter permease ProW produces the protein MADQSNPWGTTEAADSAAQSADAWGSSTPAPANGGSADWLSSAPAPAPEHFNIMDPFHKTLIPLDSWVTEGIDWVVTHFRPVFQGIRVPVDYILNGFQQLLLGMPAPVAIVIFALIAWQFGSAGMGIATLVSLIAIGAIGAWSQAMITLALVLTALLFCVVIGLPLGIWLARSPRAAKIIRPLLDAMQTTPAFVYLVPIVMLFGIGNVPGVVVTIIFALPPIVRLTILGINQVPADLIEASRSFGASPRQMLFKVQLPLAMPTIMAGVNQTLMLALSMVVIASMIAVGGLGQMVLRGIGRLDMGLATVGGVGIVILAIILDRLTQAVGRDSRSRGNRRWYTTGPVGLITRPFVK, from the coding sequence ATGGCTGATCAATCCAATCCATGGGGAACCACAGAAGCCGCAGACAGCGCAGCGCAATCTGCCGATGCCTGGGGCTCATCAACGCCTGCGCCAGCTAATGGCGGTTCGGCAGACTGGCTCAGCAGCGCGCCTGCACCGGCGCCAGAACACTTCAATATTATGGACCCGTTCCACAAGACGCTGATCCCGCTGGATAGCTGGGTAACGGAAGGGATTGACTGGGTGGTGACTCACTTCCGCCCGGTGTTCCAGGGGATCCGCGTCCCGGTGGATTACATTCTGAACGGTTTCCAGCAGTTGCTGTTGGGAATGCCGGCACCTGTCGCCATCGTGATATTTGCCCTGATTGCCTGGCAGTTTGGTAGCGCGGGCATGGGGATCGCCACGCTGGTCTCCCTGATTGCCATCGGTGCCATTGGCGCATGGTCACAGGCTATGATCACCCTGGCGCTGGTGCTGACCGCCCTGCTCTTCTGTGTGGTAATAGGGTTACCGCTGGGGATATGGCTGGCGCGTAGCCCGCGGGCAGCGAAGATAATCCGTCCGTTGCTGGATGCGATGCAAACCACCCCGGCGTTTGTCTACCTGGTGCCTATCGTGATGCTGTTCGGGATCGGGAATGTGCCGGGCGTGGTGGTCACCATTATTTTTGCCCTGCCGCCGATTGTTCGTCTGACGATACTTGGGATCAACCAGGTGCCAGCCGATCTTATTGAGGCTTCACGCTCGTTCGGTGCCAGCCCGCGTCAGATGTTGTTTAAAGTTCAGCTCCCGCTGGCGATGCCAACCATTATGGCGGGTGTTAACCAGACGCTGATGCTGGCGCTCTCTATGGTGGTTATCGCCTCGATGATCGCCGTTGGCGGTCTTGGCCAGATGGTACTGCGCGGTATTGGCCGCCTCGATATGGGGCTTGCCACCGTAGGCGGCGTGGGCATTGTGATCCTCGCTATTATTCTTGACCGCCTGACCCAGGCTGTCGGTCGCGATTCACGCAGTCGCGGCAACCGTCGCTGGTACACCACCGGCCCTGTCGGGTTAATCACCCGCCCATTCGTAAAATAA
- the mprA gene encoding transcriptional repressor MprA — MDSSFTPIEQMLKFRASRHEEFPYQEILLTRLCMHMQGKLLDNRNKMLKAQGINETLFMALITLESQENHSIQPSELSCALGSSRTNATRIADELEKRGWIERRESDNDRRCLHLQLTDKGHEFLREVLPPQHNCLHQLWSVLSTAERDQLEHITRKLLTRLDQMDEDGAILEALR, encoded by the coding sequence ATGGATAGTTCGTTTACGCCCATTGAACAAATGCTTAAATTCCGCGCCAGTCGTCATGAGGAGTTTCCGTATCAGGAAATTCTGCTGACCCGCCTGTGTATGCACATGCAGGGGAAACTGCTGGATAACCGTAATAAGATGCTGAAAGCTCAGGGGATTAACGAGACGTTATTTATGGCGTTGATTACGCTGGAGTCTCAGGAAAACCACAGCATTCAGCCGTCTGAGCTGAGCTGCGCGCTGGGTTCGTCCCGTACTAATGCCACCCGTATCGCTGATGAGCTGGAAAAACGCGGCTGGATTGAGCGCCGTGAAAGCGACAACGACCGCCGTTGCCTGCATCTGCAACTGACCGACAAAGGTCACGAATTCCTGCGTGAGGTGCTGCCACCTCAGCACAATTGTCTGCATCAACTCTGGTCTGTCCTTAGTACTGCCGAGCGCGATCAGCTTGAGCACATCACTCGCAAACTGCTCACCCGTCTGGATCAGATGGATGAAGACGGTGCCATCCTTGAGGCGCTGCGCTAA
- the stpA gene encoding DNA-binding protein StpA: MSLTLQNLNNIRTLRAMAREFSIEALEEMLEKVRIVTEEKRNEQAEFEQQRAEQQDKINALLERMKADGISPADLLGSEASNVGQQAKKRKAREAKYRYIDVNGEEKTWTGQGRTPKPIASALANGKSLDDFLI; encoded by the coding sequence ATGTCTTTGACGTTACAGAATCTTAATAATATCCGCACGCTTCGTGCAATGGCGCGTGAATTCTCTATTGAAGCGCTAGAAGAGATGCTGGAAAAAGTCAGGATCGTTACTGAAGAAAAACGTAACGAGCAGGCTGAATTCGAACAACAGCGCGCTGAACAGCAGGATAAAATTAATGCTCTGCTGGAACGAATGAAAGCTGACGGTATTTCTCCAGCCGATCTGCTGGGCTCTGAAGCGAGCAACGTGGGTCAGCAGGCGAAAAAACGTAAAGCGCGTGAAGCAAAATATCGCTACATCGACGTTAACGGTGAAGAAAAAACCTGGACCGGTCAGGGCCGCACGCCAAAACCTATTGCGAGCGCACTGGCAAACGGTAAATCACTGGATGATTTCCTGATTTAA
- a CDS encoding DUF883 domain-containing protein, which produces MFNRPNRNDINDDAQDIRNDVSQLADTLEEVLKSWGSDAKDEADAAKRKAQSLLRETRARMHGRSRATQAACDAVSCANTFVREKPLCALGTVAAVGIFVGALLSLRK; this is translated from the coding sequence ATGTTTAACAGACCGAACCGAAACGATATAAACGACGACGCCCAGGATATTCGTAATGATGTCAGCCAATTAGCGGACACGCTGGAGGAAGTGCTGAAATCCTGGGGTTCAGATGCAAAGGACGAAGCAGATGCCGCAAAACGTAAGGCTCAGTCTCTGCTGCGTGAGACCCGCGCCAGAATGCATGGCCGTTCTCGTGCCACGCAAGCCGCCTGTGACGCAGTCAGCTGCGCCAATACCTTCGTCCGTGAAAAACCGCTCTGCGCGCTTGGCACGGTGGCGGCGGTCGGGATTTTTGTCGGCGCCCTGCTCAGCCTGCGTAAGTAA
- the nrdI gene encoding class Ib ribonucleoside-diphosphate reductase assembly flavoprotein NrdI, with product MSGLVYFSSSSENTLRFIERLGLPAIRIPLNERERIQVDEPYILVVPSYGGGGTAGAVPRQVIRFLNDPRNRQLIRGVIAAGNRNFGDAYGRAGDVISQKCGVPYLYRFELMGTQQDVENVRKGVNEFWQRQPQNV from the coding sequence ATGAGTGGGCTGGTCTACTTCTCCAGCAGCTCGGAAAACACGCTCAGATTTATCGAGCGCCTCGGGCTGCCTGCGATACGTATTCCGCTCAATGAGCGGGAGCGTATTCAGGTAGACGAACCTTACATCCTGGTGGTACCGAGCTATGGCGGTGGTGGGACGGCTGGGGCTGTTCCCCGCCAGGTGATCCGCTTTCTTAATGATCCACGGAACCGGCAGCTTATTCGCGGTGTGATTGCCGCAGGCAATCGTAATTTTGGCGATGCGTATGGCCGCGCCGGTGATGTCATCTCTCAAAAATGCGGCGTGCCGTATCTCTATCGTTTCGAACTGATGGGGACACAGCAGGACGTAGAGAACGTGCGTAAAGGAGTGAACGAATTTTGGCAACGACAACCGCAGAACGTGTAA